Proteins encoded by one window of Nicotiana tabacum cultivar K326 chromosome 10, ASM71507v2, whole genome shotgun sequence:
- the LOC107825383 gene encoding uncharacterized protein LOC107825383 — protein sequence MPKQNRVKNSFKSIKGSSSLAPEQSSHAQSQAQASYSSSDRDSLRHTQPIIPSSSTNRVSSQNGILASSINRVSSQNRIPTSSTNRVSSQNGIPASSTNRVSSQNGIPSSSSDGVSSQPTTRRRVTDDSEPRDWVVDVIDERQVIKSIRLKVQDVHNLENGSRIIVECDEFAQPIGKSAGLLAGFLGQLATNPRYFPIGFESWASMPKPFVNRAFNDFVMSRFSFTSDPQKVKGWINNSLNKKWKEFRLKLYHEAEDPLLSKEDIIKNVPEGIPMDQWALFVNYRFKEETKALCLRNQRIRGQQTLPHTSGAMSLARRRALMKKQGKEVDRGKVWTETHKRKDGSYVNDQAREIGERIEEIRRQKPETRAEISPNDALGVVFGPEHPGRVRGLGMGAVPTVVFKQTSRQDGCSYMGAASTSAPPPQWVQEMANMRSQLNVLTSLFQMKIGNIPEEFAHLFPTPSQAPNLGDGVPSPTGPRRSFDGSNYENGASNN from the exons ATGCCAAAGCAAAATCGGGTGAAAAATTCCTTCAAATCAATCAAAGGGAGCTCTTCACTTGCTCCAGAGCAGTCATCACATGCTCAGTCTCAGGCTCAAGCTTCATATTCATCTTCTGATCGAGACTCTTTACGTCATACACAACCCATcattccatcttcatcaactaaTAGAGTCTCGTCACAAAATGGCATTCTAGCTTCATCAATTAATAGAGTCTCCTCACAGAATCGCATTCCAACTTCATCAACTAACAGAGTCTCGTCACAGAATGGCATTCCAGCTTCATCAACTAATAGAGTCTCGTCACAGAATGGcattccatcttcatcatctgatgGAGTCTCTTCACAACCAACTACACGTAGACGAGTTACAGATGACTCGGAGCCTCGTGATTGGGTTGTCGATGTTATAG ATGAACGTCAAGTGATAAAATCTATTAGGTTGAAGGTTCAGGATGTCCATAACTTGGAGAATGGATCGCGTATAATTGTAGAATGTGATGAGTTTGCTCAACCTATTGGAAAATCAGCCGGCCTTCTTGCAGGATTTTTGGGGCAGCTTGCTACAAATCCTCGATACTTTCCTATTGGCTTCGAGAGTTGGGCATCCATGCCTAAACCTTTTGTGAACCGTGCTTTTAATGATTTCGTAATG TCTCGGTTTTCCTTTACGAGTGATCCGCAAAAGGTAAAAGGTTGGATTAACAATTCACTTAACAAAAAGTGGAAGGAATTCAGGCTTAAACTATATCATGAGGCTGAGGATCCATTGTTGAGTAAAGAGGATATCATCAAGAATGTTCCAGAAGGCATTCCCATGGACCAATGGGCATTGTTTGTTAACTATCGTTTTAAAGAGGAAACAAAg GCGCTTTGCTTGAGAAATCAACGGATTCGAGGACAACAAACACTTCCCCATACTAGTGGTGCTATGAGTTTGGCTAGAAGAAGGGCTTTGATG AAGAAACAGGGAAAAGAAGTTGATCGCGGCAAAGTGTGGACTGAGACTCATAAGAGGAAAGATGGGAGTTATGTGAATGATCAAGCTAGGGAGATTGGG gaaagaattgaagaaattcgAAGACAAAAACCAGAAACTCGGGCAGAAATTTCACCGAATGACGCGCTTGGTGTAGTCTTCGGTCCCGAGCACCCTGGCCGTGTTCGAGGCTTAGGCATGGGTGCAGTTCCAACTGTAGTATTCAAGCAAACATCAAGACAAGATGGTTGTTCTTATATGGGCGCAGCTAGCACTAGTGCTCCACCTCCACAATGGGTGCAAGAGATGGCAAATATGCGATCACAATTAAATGTGCTAACCAGCTTATTTCAAATGAAAATAGGAAATATCCCCGAGGAGTTTGCTCACTTATTTCCGACTCCTTCACAG GCACCCAATCTAGGAGATGGCGTTCCGTCACCAACTGGGCCTAGAAGATCCTTTGACGGAAGTAACTATGAAAATGGAGCAAGCAACAATTAG